One segment of Nostoc piscinale CENA21 DNA contains the following:
- a CDS encoding ferredoxin:protochlorophyllide reductase (ATP-dependent) subunit N has translation MTVAQQPEALNFECETGNYHTFCPISCVAWLYQKIEDSFFLVIGTKTCGYFLQNAMGVMIFAEPRYAMAELEEGDISAQLNDYAELKRLCEQIKRDRNPSVIVWIGTCTTEIIKMDLEGLAPKLESEIGIPIVVARANGLDYAFTQGEDTVLAAMAHRCPSQAPVTENEKNERNAIQKLLHFGKKKEDVVQEESEYVDHPPLVLFGSLPDPVVTQLTLELKKQGIKVSGWLPAKRFTELPVLEEGYYVAGVNPFLSRTATTLMRRRKCKLIGAPFPIGPDGTRAWIEKICSVFGITPKGLEEREAQIWAGLEDYVKLIRGKSVFFMGDNLLEVSLARFLVRCGMTVHEVGIPYMDKRYQAAELAMLEKACQEMGVPLPKIVEKPDNYNQVQRIYELKPDLVITGMAHANPLEARGINTKWSVEFTFAQIHGFSNARDILELVTRPLRRNNNLKDLGWDKLVREEAKI, from the coding sequence ATGACTGTCGCGCAACAACCAGAAGCTTTAAACTTTGAGTGCGAAACTGGGAATTACCACACCTTCTGCCCGATTAGCTGCGTGGCGTGGTTGTACCAAAAGATTGAAGATAGCTTCTTCTTGGTGATTGGGACAAAAACCTGTGGCTATTTTCTCCAAAATGCAATGGGAGTGATGATTTTTGCTGAACCCCGTTATGCAATGGCAGAGTTAGAAGAAGGTGATATTTCAGCACAGTTAAATGACTATGCAGAATTAAAGCGGTTGTGTGAGCAAATAAAACGCGATCGCAATCCCAGTGTAATTGTCTGGATTGGCACTTGCACCACAGAAATTATCAAAATGGACTTGGAAGGGTTAGCACCCAAGTTAGAAAGCGAAATTGGCATTCCCATTGTTGTCGCCCGTGCCAACGGTTTAGATTACGCTTTTACCCAAGGTGAAGACACTGTTTTAGCCGCAATGGCACATCGCTGTCCTAGCCAAGCGCCCGTAACCGAAAATGAGAAAAATGAGCGCAACGCCATTCAAAAGCTACTCCACTTTGGTAAGAAAAAAGAAGATGTAGTTCAAGAAGAATCAGAATACGTAGATCATCCACCTCTAGTTCTTTTCGGCTCCCTTCCTGATCCTGTCGTTACACAGCTAACCCTAGAATTAAAGAAACAAGGCATCAAAGTTTCTGGCTGGTTGCCTGCTAAACGCTTCACAGAACTACCCGTGCTAGAAGAAGGATATTACGTTGCAGGTGTTAACCCCTTCCTCAGTCGCACAGCTACCACCTTAATGCGTCGCCGCAAATGCAAATTAATTGGCGCACCCTTCCCCATCGGCCCTGATGGGACTCGCGCCTGGATAGAAAAAATTTGCTCAGTATTTGGCATCACACCCAAAGGCTTAGAAGAACGAGAAGCACAAATCTGGGCAGGCTTAGAAGACTACGTAAAACTCATTCGGGGCAAATCTGTATTCTTTATGGGCGATAACCTCCTAGAAGTGTCCTTGGCACGGTTTTTAGTGCGTTGTGGAATGACAGTCCATGAAGTTGGCATTCCTTACATGGATAAGCGTTACCAAGCAGCAGAATTGGCAATGTTAGAGAAAGCCTGCCAAGAAATGGGTGTACCTTTACCCAAGATTGTCGAGAAGCCAGATAATTACAACCAAGTGCAGCGCATTTATGAGTTAAAACCCGACTTAGTAATTACTGGAATGGCTCATGCTAACCCATTAGAAGCACGGGGTATTAATACCAAATGGTCTGTAGAGTTTACCTTCGCTCAAATTCATGGTTTTAGCAATGCTCGTGACATCTTAGAGTTAGTCACTCGCCCACTACGCCGTAATAATAATTTGAAAGACTTGGGTTGGGATAAGTTAGTCAGAGAAGAAGCCAAGATTTAA
- a CDS encoding DUF5331 domain-containing protein, with the protein MAFFSSFTDSIRQKWLQFFQVNRDWITLHMEVESVYTPDGGKRPPSYLILGVVNALEPKLAQLMMPFSKLNADADTLIEVLELHFDPDIALGNRLSNPLVEPETNQEESTVVLPEDNVDDETLAISHLNGFGLDASEVNDNETNQELSDVSLSNEQNGKHEPPSAMPLAASSAIAPETDDFGDVSFNSDTTSATKLDEEILGDLNTPDENAFNDVLSDVWGDETGLQKGEENNDFLGEELPTGVFDDSEIARLFPNS; encoded by the coding sequence ATGGCTTTCTTTAGTAGCTTTACAGATTCAATTAGACAAAAGTGGTTGCAGTTCTTCCAGGTTAACCGTGACTGGATTACCTTGCACATGGAAGTCGAGTCAGTGTATACCCCCGATGGCGGCAAGCGACCACCTTCTTACCTCATCCTGGGAGTTGTAAACGCGCTAGAACCAAAACTAGCGCAGTTGATGATGCCCTTTTCCAAACTGAATGCTGATGCTGACACCTTAATTGAAGTGTTGGAACTGCATTTTGACCCAGATATTGCCCTTGGTAATCGCCTGAGTAATCCTCTAGTAGAGCCAGAGACAAATCAAGAAGAGTCAACAGTTGTGCTGCCAGAGGACAATGTTGATGATGAAACCTTAGCAATTTCTCACCTCAACGGTTTTGGTTTAGATGCTAGTGAAGTAAACGACAACGAAACCAACCAAGAATTAAGTGATGTTTCCTTGTCCAATGAACAGAACGGCAAACATGAGCCTCCATCTGCGATGCCTTTGGCAGCGTCTTCGGCGATCGCACCTGAGACTGATGATTTTGGCGATGTTTCCTTTAATAGTGACACCACATCAGCAACCAAACTGGATGAAGAAATTCTCGGCGACTTAAACACACCAGATGAAAACGCTTTTAATGATGTTTTGTCTGATGTTTGGGGTGATGAAACCGGATTGCAAAAGGGTGAAGAAAATAATGATTTTCTAGGGGAAGAATTACCAACTGGTGTTTTTGATGACTCAGAAATTGCCCGTCTCTTCCCCAACAGTTAA
- the bchL gene encoding ferredoxin:protochlorophyllide reductase (ATP-dependent) iron-sulfur ATP-binding protein encodes MKLAVYGKGGIGKSTTSCNISVALAKRGKKVLQIGCDPKHDSTFTLTGFLIPTIIDTLQSKDYHYEDVWPEDVIYKGYGGVDCVEAGGPPAGAGCGGYVVGETVKLLKELNAFDEYDVILFDVLGDVVCGGFAAPLNYADYCMIVTDNGFDALFAANRIAASVREKARTHPLRLAGLIGNRTSKRDLINKYVESVPMPVLEVLPLIEDIRVSRVKGKTLFEMAESDPSLNYVCDYYLNIADQILARPEGVVPNDAPDRELFSLLSDFYLNPRKPQVPNSEEELDLMIV; translated from the coding sequence GTGAAACTAGCAGTCTACGGAAAAGGCGGTATTGGCAAGTCAACAACTAGCTGTAACATATCTGTCGCTTTAGCCAAACGGGGCAAAAAAGTGCTGCAAATTGGTTGTGACCCGAAACATGACAGCACCTTTACCCTGACTGGATTTTTGATTCCGACAATTATTGACACTCTCCAGTCCAAAGATTATCACTACGAAGATGTTTGGCCAGAAGATGTCATTTACAAAGGCTATGGCGGTGTTGATTGCGTAGAAGCTGGCGGCCCGCCTGCGGGTGCAGGCTGTGGTGGCTATGTAGTTGGCGAGACCGTAAAATTACTGAAAGAACTCAACGCCTTTGATGAATATGATGTAATTTTATTTGATGTATTGGGTGACGTAGTTTGTGGTGGCTTTGCAGCGCCTTTAAACTATGCAGATTACTGCATGATCGTTACTGATAATGGCTTTGATGCTTTATTTGCAGCGAATCGAATTGCCGCTTCCGTCAGAGAAAAAGCCCGGACTCACCCATTGCGTTTAGCTGGTTTAATTGGTAATCGCACATCCAAGCGTGACTTGATTAATAAATATGTAGAATCAGTCCCCATGCCAGTTCTAGAGGTTTTACCTTTAATTGAAGATATCCGCGTTTCTCGCGTCAAAGGTAAGACATTATTTGAAATGGCGGAGTCAGATCCTTCCCTGAACTACGTTTGCGACTATTACCTCAACATTGCTGACCAAATTTTGGCAAGACCAGAGGGAGTAGTGCCGAACGACGCTCCCGATCGCGAATTGTTCTCTTTGTTGTCTGATTTTTATCTAAATCCGCGTAAACCACAGGTTCCTAATTCAGAAGAGGAATTAGACTTGATGATTGTATAA
- a CDS encoding TIGR02450 family Trp-rich protein produces the protein MTKKQKFPYLVGSKWTAQKKVDGWRHFQVVNRKNQGKWVYAEMVASCDPNVRFWINAKLLQDRSQWLAGWQSLQEMEAIYSGSNFIER, from the coding sequence ATGACCAAAAAGCAAAAATTCCCCTACTTAGTAGGCTCTAAGTGGACAGCGCAGAAAAAAGTAGACGGTTGGAGACACTTTCAAGTCGTTAACCGCAAAAATCAAGGTAAGTGGGTTTATGCCGAAATGGTTGCTTCCTGTGACCCCAATGTTCGTTTCTGGATTAACGCCAAACTGTTACAAGACCGTTCTCAATGGTTGGCTGGCTGGCAATCATTACAAGAAATGGAAGCAATTTATAGTGGTTCTAATTTTATTGAGAGGTGA
- a CDS encoding L,D-transpeptidase, with product MKSLINSHPMHHLKKIVIGAAIFLSVIGVCTNTVTASSKNETIKQNIQTLQKSDQRWIQVNLATQRLTAWEGGKPVYAVTISTGKQSTPTRTGSFKIQSKHKSTRMRGRDYDVPNVPYAMFYQGNYGIHGAYWHKKFGTPVSHGCINVAPNHAKWLFNWASIGTPVVIHQ from the coding sequence ATGAAAAGTCTGATTAATTCTCACCCAATGCACCACTTAAAAAAAATAGTTATCGGTGCAGCAATATTTTTGAGTGTGATTGGTGTTTGCACAAATACAGTCACAGCCAGTTCCAAAAACGAGACGATTAAACAAAACATCCAAACCTTACAAAAATCAGACCAGCGTTGGATACAAGTCAATCTTGCCACTCAAAGATTAACAGCCTGGGAAGGCGGAAAACCTGTTTACGCAGTTACTATTTCCACAGGCAAACAGTCAACTCCCACACGTACAGGTAGCTTTAAAATTCAGTCTAAACATAAATCAACCCGAATGCGCGGCAGAGATTATGACGTTCCCAACGTCCCTTATGCAATGTTTTACCAAGGTAACTACGGAATTCACGGTGCTTATTGGCATAAAAAATTCGGTACACCTGTAAGTCATGGTTGTATTAATGTCGCACCTAACCATGCTAAATGGTTATTTAATTGGGCATCTATCGGAACACCTGTTGTCATTCACCAGTAA
- a CDS encoding bifunctional 4-hydroxy-2-oxoglutarate aldolase/2-dehydro-3-deoxy-phosphogluconate aldolase, producing the protein MSNQVWLSQLRKNRAIAVIRAPKIELGEKMAMAVASGGMQLIEITWNSDRAAELIAKLRMKLPDCLIGTGTLFNVQQLQDAIAAGAQFLFSPHIDIEMIHSAVAKDVPIIPGALTPTEIVTAWHQGASCVKVFPVQAVGGASYIKSLQAPLGHIPLIPTGGVTLENASEFIQAGAVAVGLSSELFPKQLVAAENWQAIAQSASNLMQHLA; encoded by the coding sequence ATGTCTAATCAAGTTTGGTTATCACAGTTGCGAAAAAACAGAGCGATCGCTGTTATCCGTGCGCCCAAAATCGAATTAGGAGAAAAAATGGCGATGGCGGTAGCATCTGGGGGAATGCAGCTAATAGAGATTACTTGGAATAGCGATCGCGCCGCAGAATTGATCGCTAAATTACGGATGAAATTACCAGATTGTCTGATTGGGACAGGTACACTGTTCAACGTGCAGCAGTTACAAGATGCGATCGCGGCTGGGGCGCAATTCTTATTTTCACCCCATATTGATATCGAAATGATTCACTCCGCAGTCGCCAAAGATGTACCAATCATTCCAGGGGCGCTGACTCCTACAGAAATTGTCACAGCTTGGCATCAAGGTGCTAGTTGTGTGAAGGTATTTCCTGTACAAGCAGTAGGCGGAGCTAGTTATATCAAAAGTTTACAGGCTCCCTTGGGTCATATTCCTTTAATTCCCACAGGTGGAGTCACCCTAGAAAATGCTTCCGAATTTATCCAAGCTGGGGCTGTTGCTGTGGGCTTAAGCAGTGAATTGTTTCCGAAACAGTTGGTAGCAGCAGAAAATTGGCAGGCGATCGCTCAATCTGCCAGCAACCTGATGCAGCATTTAGCGTAG